The following DNA comes from Meles meles chromosome 8, mMelMel3.1 paternal haplotype, whole genome shotgun sequence.
ttcctgagatggaaaactgAAGAGAAGGGACCGGTAACTGTTGGTGCAAAGTCAAGGACATGACCAAGCATGCAATCTATTTGGAATTGGGACTGAATATTTAATATCATACTTTAGAAGGAGGAGGTCATATGGAACAGATGTTGCTGACCAAATAGATCACGGAAAGAGCAATCATCTGGCTATAGGGATCAGGAGAACTGATCATTGCCTTAAATTCCAACTATCCACCAAGATTTGAGACTAAGAACTTCGGAggttattttctaaatttaggaCAACTTGTCTAATCATTCCTCTTCCCTAGATTGTCTTATTTCTTCCTCCCACATCTATGTTTGTTTTCCTTGTGCTCCTGATGTGCATAGGTCTCTTATCATATCAATATTAGATAATGTACCCAATTTGATCTCATACTTTGTTAAGTGGTTATCCATGGGATATACCACCAGTTTCCCGTGGATTGCTTGGTGCTCAGCACTGAAGAGATCTCCTTCAGTACAGTCCAGAGGCCCCCATGGGGCCTCTCAGGATATGGAGGGGCAATTATTGCCTTGGAGACAAATCCACTCTCTTAGCCATTTCTTCCTACTCTATTTTCTCCTCTAGGGGCCAACTGCTAGAGAGCCGATGCTCTAAATCTCACACATTGGCCACTTCTTGAAGCCATCCGAATACTGCAGCATTCATCAGCAACCGCAGACTCTATCTGACATACAGTCTTCAATGCTGGTAAATAGCAGGGAGAATTATGGTGAGGGCCCCAACTGCCAGGACTAGATGTAGGACACATATGTAAAGTGAGCAAATTTGCCCATAATACTCTGTTATCTCTATGTGGCTTCTCATATCTCTCCATGACACCAGCATGAAATCTGCCCTATAACCAAATATCctatttccttctgtctttcagATGGAAGGGAATGAATCTGGTAATGAATAaaacctttcttctctctccaaaAACAGCATTTGGTATTTATACACATGTTTTAGTGACAATGCCCACACTTTAAGGTTTGAGTCATAGAATTAAATCTATAGAGAGCAAGATTTCCATTTGAGAAAAAGGGAGCTTACTTATCTTTTTAGCAATATATCAGATATTTGAAGTAAAATAAAGTTGCCTAATTGAGTGATGTGAGATGGGACTCAAGATTTATGTTTATGATTCTCTGCATTTCTGATATATAgagatgtatattttatatatatatcacatatatatgaaatatatgatatatatttctgatacatatagatgtatatatatacacacacacaccatatatatatatatatatatatatatatatatatatgcatgatGGAGGCATGTGGCTGCATATTGAAGGGACGTTAGTGAACTTCTGGTGAatatgtgtgtctgtgaggaGAGAAAGGTTACTCATTTGATGCATATGTGTGTTTTGGAGAAtgactgaatcttttttttttttaagattttatttatttatttgacagacagagatcacaagtaggcagaaagagaggaagagaagcaggcctcctgctgagcagagagcccgatgcagggctccatcccaggaccctgggatcatgacccaagccgaaagcagaggctttaacccactgagccacccaggtgccccagaatgacTGAATCTTTAAATTTACCTGTCTTTGATTGGGTGTGGTGGCAAAAGATTGATGAAGAGCATTTGGCATCCACAGTTTGTGGAGATAAGTGCACAGATGACAACATACACGCACCTACAGGCACTTCTGCTTCCACACGCCTTTTCCCTGAGGCACGCGTTTCTGTCATGAGGTATTCAGAAGTGCTTCTATCTCAGGGAATGAGCATGTACACATTTCTGCCCCCTTGAATATATGTGTAAGTTACATTTTTGTTTGAATACCTGTTAGTTTGATATGCACTGGCCTCGAAAATATTTCTGTCAGTGAATATAAACCTTCTTTACATGAGTGTTTCTGGTATCAAAGTGaataagtgtgtgtttgtgtgagtgtgcatgtgtgtgtgtgtatgtctgtgttaTGTGTGGGAATACACATGACTACCAAATGTGAGCACCTTTTTGTGTTTGCATAGTGTAGATGACAGAAAGCACAGGTGCTTATTGTATGCTCGTTAGGTGTATATGAGAGCACTTTCAAAATTCTGGGAAGCAGTAAACCTGTCAAATACGAAGGTTCCACGCGGAGCTTTAAATATTCCCATAAAAGCCTCAGAGGTTTTTTTCCAAAATGCATCTGTGACAAACTTCTTTCTGCTTTGCCTTCTATCAAGTCTATCCACTACCTAGCTTGTTTCTTGTTAGCAGGAAtattctgtaaaatgggtagGATTGAGGAGCCACCTCTGTGCTCCGCATTGCAAGCCCAGCCACTCAGAAGCGGCTCCATCTAGGGAGAGATAGAGGTAGAGACGCCAAGAGGGTGGGGAGTAGAAGCACATTGAGAAGAAAGGACACCactgaagaaaagaataatattttggaGAAACTAATATGAGGTGTACATACATGAGGGGTGGATGGGAAGATTTTGAGAAAGTTGACAGTTTATAGAATTATAAAACTAAGTGGGCATTTCTGAAAGAGGGATCAAATCCAGGAGAAACTTTAGAGAAAAAGAATTGCAAATGTGTAACATGGAAGTATAAAAGGTTTATGAAGCATATTTATGTGCAGTTTAATATAAACCAAGAACTGGATTCACAGcaatgaatgaaataaagaacCATATCTTTACTTGTTCCACTGAAGAAGGCATAGAAAGAAATATTAGTAATTGAGAATAATTAAGGACTATATTAGAGAATGTGCTACCCTGTGATAAGAGAGGGTAAATAATCTAGCCCAGAGTCTGTTTGAGAAAAGGTGGTCAGCAGGGTTCAGGGAAGAGAGGGACAATGTCTGAGTTGGAACTAGATATATATGAGAGAGGAGGACATTCcacttacaaaatgtatttttttgtacCTGTGAAAATTAATGGTATATCTGAAGAATCACAATAGCCCTGGAAGGCTAAAATGCATGTGTAGAAGTAGAAAAGAGTTAAGCAGTAAAGGTTGTTTGGGGCCAGATGGTGAAGAGGGTTCTATGACAGAAAAAGGTGTGGTCTTTATTTTAAAGCAGTGCAAAATCAGAGGGCTTAAAGGAAAGATGACACAGCCACATTACCAGATTGCAAATTAGAAGTAACACTGTGACATCTTTGTGGAGGAAGGTTTGGAAGGCAGAAGAACTAGCAGCAGGAAACCTTagcaaaacccaaaacactgTTTATGAGTAGAAGTGGTTACAGAAGAAAAGTTTAAGATGAGACAATGGAGTTATACTAAGTAATTTATAGTTACTCATTTGGTATGAGAATATACCTTtctcagaaaaaataaagtgttggGGTTAAGGCCAAAGTCATCTTTGAATTCTATCTTCAATTAAGTATTAATCCCCTTGCTCCCCCCATTACTTCTTTAATCAGATCAAGTAATGCAAATCTGTCCAGGACTTCTAGGCACTTATATACAAATGTAGCTATCTGGGGGATAGCATTAGGGGCCTTTTAAAACACTGATGATACCATAATGGATAAATCACTATGCATATGTTTTAACTCAACAATATATTTTCACTCTTAACCATTAAAACTACTATGCACCATGACCATTTCTCTGATTAATTAGTTATAAGAATTAATATAAGAATTATGAAGAACTCTATTCTACTTACGTTTTCCtcttacaaacaaaaaatactttgTCTCTTCATGCATATGGGTCTTTCTCTCTGACAGATCAAGAACTAGAATTACCGGttaagtaaattttttattttgatgaaatgtaCCAAATTGCTCCCAAAAGAgctataaaattttatagttgACAGCCTTGGTTAAGAGCAgtcttttaatatcttttctagcatataattttatcaaattttatgattttatccCACACGACAGgtaaaaaatgtttcattgtttTGTAAATATGTATTCTCTTAGTAACCACTAAGAGAATTATACATTTCTTTAGTATTTAAATATATCctatttttttgtaagattttttttttttatttatttgagagagagagtgcacaaggagagcacaagcagggggaggaacaaagggagagggagaagaggaaccccactgtgcagagagccactggaatcatgacttgagctgaaggcagactcaagccacacaagcaccccaaTATACATTCTTATGTAAAATAATATCTCATATTTTGCTAGATTTTTACATCTGATTGCCCATCTCTGTCTTATTTATAGTTCCTTAAATATTCCAAATTTAAACTTTTCAGTAATATAAGTGGCAAATGTTGTCCCATTCTGGGACACTGTGTCCCATTCTTTCCCTTATTAGTCAACCCCTATATGGTACCGTTGTTatgagattttgttgttgttgtgattctttttgttgttgctagaacacttaacatgagatctaatCTCTTGACAAAATTTTAAGTTGTTAACTATAGACACAATGTTGTATAGAaaatctctagaatttattcatcttacataactgaaactttatactcCTTGAACATTCATTCCTGGTCTCCCTCCACCTCAGATTCTGGAAGCcaccattttcttctctctttctgtaagtTTGACTATACTTCATACAAGTGAATCATGCAGGATTGGTCCTTCTGTAACaaggcttatttcactcagcataaagtCCTCCAGATCCATCCGCACTGCAGCATATGGCAGGATTTCCTGCATTTTTAAAGCGGAacaacattccattgtatgtatacaccactttttctttattcattcatccatccactgaaggacatttaggtcatttccatAGATTAGCTATTGTGAAGAATGCTGCAGTGCAGATGGGAGAGCAGGTATTCTTTAAGattctgatttcaattcttttgaatataCAACCAAAAGCAGGAgggctggatcatatgataatcctatttttaatttttttgaggaaggaCCATACCGTTTTCTATACTGGCTGCACCGTTTTACATAACTAGGCATACCAAGTTCTAAGGGTTCCAATTACTGTACTGTGACCaactcatcattttttttttctaacagccATCCTAACAGTTGTGAAGTGATCtctaattgtggttttaatttgcatttccctgatgattagtgatgataAGCATCTTTCTATGTACCTGTTTGCCATTTGCAagtattctttagaaaaatgcttGTTcagttcttttgtcttttaaaaattgatttgtttttgtaattaaGTTGTAGGagtttcttatgtattttatatattaaacccttatcagatacagtctgcaaacattttctcctattATTTAGGCTGACTTCTCActctgttgactgtttcttttgctgtgcagaagttttaagCTTGATGTAGTTTCATTTgtctaattttacttttgttatttgtgcttttggtgtcatatagAAGAAATTActgcaaggggtgcctgggtggctcggttattAAATAAgagtcttggtttctgctcaggttatgatcttagagtcctgagACCCAGTCCCACAGTGGGCctcccactcagcatggagtctgctacccttctctctcttgcacttcttctccctccgcctctccccctgctcatgcactctctctctaaaataagcaaacaaatcttaaaaaataaaaagaaattcctgCCAATTCCAATGTCATAAAGCTTTTCCCTTATATTTTCTTCCACAGTTATGCTTAAATCTTTAAgccatttttaattgatttttatgtatggtatatgATACAAGcacaatttaattattttacatatcGATATCAGTTCTGCCAACACCAATTTTTAAGGAGATCTTcctctccattgtatattcttgacaTCTTCATTGAAGATCAGTAGACATATATACATGAGCTCACTTtcaggctctctattctattccatagGTCTGTATGTTTGTCCTTATGTCCTCTTTTGACTATAAGTTTTGAAGTTAGGTCGTGTAACTTTCCCgactttgttttttctcttcccaaaTAATTTTGGCTCCTCTAAGTCCATaccatttccatataaattttaatataagcTTATCAGTTTTTACAAAAAACCTCTGGCCCTTTGTTAGGGGTATTGTTGAAACTATAGGTAATTTGGGAGATAATTGAGAGATACCtaaaatattccatatttataaatattttaactatattgACTGTATCTATCCATATATATTGATGATATCGATCCATTGACTATAACTATATTGACTATATCCAATCCATAAAtacagaatgtctttccattttggaggttctttaaattctctcagcattgtttcatagttttcagggtataatagtatatatttgttaaatttattcctattttaaaatttttgatgttACTgtgaataaaattttcttaattttattttcagattgttcactgctatttatataatatataatatataatatatgttaaatatataatatattattataaattatttatatctatataattatgtatatttatataaatatataaaatatataattcacataattcatataatttatagaattcaatttatatatcattaatttgttaattttaatcaatcaatttattaaaattattttaaatatttaatattaagatattattaatattaaattaattattaaatgttaaattattgGATTAAATTAATATCAATCAAACcactattaatattaattaaattaaatattaaattaatagcAAAATGTTAAGGTGATTAGaattgatttataaattttatttgattattaatttaattaattataattatgattatgtattataattataattattataattatacattatattaatttaattcaTATTATTCCCCAAGGAACATAACttagcatgttttttttttctttttcccacatcATAATTTTGTGGTCCTTTGTCTGGAATTTCAGTTCTAACTTTTTTGGGCATTTGACTGAGAAGAAGGTAAGACTATAACTGTGTGCTCAGTCCCTCTTgttgaaattagaaaaaatatttggacATTATATGTGAAGTGAGGTTAATTGTGGGGCTTTTATTTTGGGAAATTGGTGAGTGGCAATATCACCAACTGACTTAAAATATCAAGATatgttcccttttttcttttgtctttgttgcAATTTCCTTACCACTGTCTCCTGTGGAAACTGGAAGAGGTTTTAAGATTCATTTGTGAAGCTCTGTTTTGGGTTATCTGAGTTTAAAATAAATGcgacaggggcacctgagtggctcagctggttaagcatcttcctttggctcagatcatgatccccagggtcctgggatagaaccccacttagggctctctgctcagcagggcgtctgcttctccctctccctctgtccttcccccttcctctctccctccccagatctgctctctctctaaaataaaataaaataaaataaaatagaaataaatgggaCATAAGGGTAGAGATTTTCAGAGTGAGGAGAATATAGAATGATCTAAGGGGATATATTTGTGATTCATCAGCCTACAGAGTTCAGTTAAAGTCATGAGTGTAGAAAAGAccactgaagaaaaagaagagacccAAATAAAGATCCCTCAAAAATGCCAAGATATACCTTGGATAAGACACAGCAAGGCGAACTGAGCAGTTAACTTCTGAGaggtagaattaaaaaaaaaaaaaaggagaaactggATTTATAACAGCCAGAGCTCATTGAGAAATACATTAGTTTAGGAAATATGAGTGCCCCTTGATTTAGTACTAAAGGAGTAATTAAAGTGCCGGTGTCCAGCCTCGGCAggtccaggtgtccctgaaggAAGGGTGGTGTCGGTGAGAGGAATGAGAAAGCCACACAGCGAGTTCTGGTCAGTAGTCAGGTATCTacattttattctgattttagaGCTTCTTGTATAGGCAGTTTACTTGGGGTAGGGGGTTACATTCATGCAAAGGACATCAAAGGACTCAAGAACTCATCAgacaatttctcttttttcagcaCATGTTATTCTAGTTAAGCTATGATGGGTACAGACTGGCTCCAGGGTTGGGGGACAGGGTCTTGCTTCTTGAGTAATCATGTCCCTCAGAAAGCCATGGGAGGTAGCACAGATATGTGTTTTTTGGTAACTTATTCTGGGGTCTGCAGGAAAACGGTAGATAGGTTAATAGAAAACAGAAGCCATATGGATGAACTAGACAGTAAGGAACTGAAGGAAAACAGGATACAGGTTAATAGAAAATGAGAAGCTATCTGGAGAAACTAAGTATATAGAAGAGAAGTAGGAATGAGAAAGCGTTACATTTGCAGGAGGCAGGATATGTATCAATGGCTCAGCTGTGAAAGCATTGGACAAATAACAACCTAGGGAGGAAACCGTCTATTGCGGTACACATTTAAAGTTCTCCGTAGTCCTAGGTACAGAATAATTTACCTCCTTGAAGTTGCTCTGGCCCACAAGATTGAGAGATGTTTGCAGCAGATAAGCAAGGGGctcttaatttgagagagaaacggGATCAGAGAAAAAGGCAAGAGACTATCAGACCACACTTATCTGTGGGGCTATCCTGTCCTCAGCAGGATTAGGCCTTCAACAGTTCAAAACTTAACTTAATTCCCTCGACCAGGCCTCATGGCTCCCAACATTAAAGATGACTTTAATGAGAGCACAAAAGTCCACTGAAATGTGAGTGTGTTAAGGCAGCACAGAAGTCAAAATGTCTAGAGTTGAGGGGAGCCAAAAAGGTATTTATAGGAGTACAGACCCCCTTGCAGGTGTTTGCCATTGATGACAGAACATGAGTTAGGGGAAAGCTACAAGAAAAGGCAGGGTTAGAAGAAAGTTGGGAATCAATCTACTGATAGAAACAGATTTAAGGACAGCTTTAGAAAAACTGCCAAGATAAGAGATGAGAATGGTATAGATATTAGAATGAATGTGtatgcagggaagggagggaacatGAAAGCATGTGTGTGCTGgggcctggggaaggaggaagcagactgttTTAGACAGTATCATGCAAATGTGTCAAAATATTAAGTAAATCTTTCCAATCACTTTCCAGATTCCAGAGTTCAAAGTGGATCCAGAACTATGTCAACATTCCCCAACAAGGCAGCCCCTAATAACACTTCAATGGCCCCCACCTTCTTGTTGGTGGGCATGCCAGGTCTGTCAGCTATACCCTCCTGGTGGACGATACCACTCATCACCATCTACCTTCTCTCTGCCCTGGGCAATGGTACTATCCTCTGGGTCATTGCCCTGGATCCCACCTTGCACCGCCCAATgtacttctttctcttcctgctgaGTGTGTCTGACGTTGGCTTGGCCACAGCCCTGATGCCCACCCTGCTGGGTCTTGCCTTTTCTGGTGTCCATGCTGTCCCTGCATCAGCTTGCCTCCTACAGATGTTCTTTGTCCATGTCTTTTCTGTCATGGAGTCCTCTGTTTTGCTTGCCATGGCCTTAGATCGAGCACTAGCCATCTGCCGCCCTCTCCACTATCCAACACTCCTCACCAATGATGTCGTTAGCAAGATTGGCCTGGCTATCGCTTTCCGATGCCTGGGTCTCCACCTGCCCCTGCCATTCctcctggcccacatgccctacTGCCACCCACAGGTTCTGACCCATTCTTACTGCTTGCACCCAGATATAGTCCATTTGGCCTGCCCAGGAGCTTGGAGTGCAGTCTACAGCCTCTTTGTGGTTCTGTCAGCCATGGGATTAGACCCCCTGCTTATTTTCTTCTCCTATGGCCTAATTGGCAGGGTGTTGCAAGGTTTGGGATCCAGCGAGGATCGCTGGAAGGCTGGTCAAACCTGTGCAGCCCACCTCTCTGCTGTGCTCCTCTTCTACGTGCCCATGATCCTCCTGGCCCTCATTGACCGTCTCAGGGTGCCAGTACCTCAGCCTGCCCATACTCTACTCTCCTATGTCCActtcctgcttcctccactgATAAACCCTATTCTCTACAGTGTCAAGATGAAGGAGATTAGAGAGAGAATATTCAAGAGGTTACAGCCCAAGAAGGTGGCTTGTGCTCAATGAGGAGGGTGCCCCTCCACATTTGGTGGCTCAAAGATACCTAGTACAAAGGTTTCCATGACAAGAACTCAGATCACTGCCTGAAATAGTCACGCAGGCACATATAAGCTCGTGTACATGGATGCCCTGCCTGTCCTTGCAAGTGTACATGTGTATATTAAGGAAAGCTTACAAGCTCCAGATAATGGCAGTGGTCTACCTACTGTTACACTACAGATCCATGGCATAGAGAGGCCAGGATCTAGATCTTGTCACAGCCACCCAAGTGTGTGTCTgttgttgtttagtttttgttaattttccCCACCACATCTATATCCCAACAGCTGAGGAAACTGGAGGAGTTAAAACAGTTACacagcagagaaaggagaaggcagAAATATTCGATGGCCCTCTTCATGTGTGTATACATTATTTTACAGATCTTATCATGGTTTTTGATAAGGTCTGTAAAATTTTGGCTGTGTCATGTATATAATCATATATCGTTGATCTATTAGTGTAGCCTCTTAGTCTGACTTAATTAATATGGTATAAAGTGATCTCCCTCTCATA
Coding sequences within:
- the LOC123947960 gene encoding olfactory receptor 51S1 translates to MSTFPNKAAPNNTSMAPTFLLVGMPGLSAIPSWWTIPLITIYLLSALGNGTILWVIALDPTLHRPMYFFLFLLSVSDVGLATALMPTLLGLAFSGVHAVPASACLLQMFFVHVFSVMESSVLLAMALDRALAICRPLHYPTLLTNDVVSKIGLAIAFRCLGLHLPLPFLLAHMPYCHPQVLTHSYCLHPDIVHLACPGAWSAVYSLFVVLSAMGLDPLLIFFSYGLIGRVLQGLGSSEDRWKAGQTCAAHLSAVLLFYVPMILLALIDRLRVPVPQPAHTLLSYVHFLLPPLINPILYSVKMKEIRERIFKRLQPKKVACAQ